A single genomic interval of Macadamia integrifolia cultivar HAES 741 chromosome 6, SCU_Mint_v3, whole genome shotgun sequence harbors:
- the LOC122081489 gene encoding disease resistance response protein 206, with protein MEARRSSLSPINALLFFFFFFLLGSSSVHGMMPNKQYKPCKELVLFFHDILYNGKNAANATAAIVAAPQGANLTILAPQNHFGDVVVFDDPITVDNNLHSPPVGRAQGLYIYDKKDTFTAWLGFSFALNSTDYKGTINFMGADPILVKQRDISVVGGTGDFFMHRGVATVMTDSLEGDVYFRLRLDIKFYECW; from the coding sequence atgGAAGCAAGAAGGTCGTCTTTGTCTCCCATTAatgctcttctcttcttcttcttcttctttctccttgggTCTTCTTCTGTGCATGGAATGATGCCCAATAAGCAATATAAGCCTTGTAAGGAGTTGGTCTTATTCTTCCATGACATTCTTTACAATGGCAAGAATGCTGCAAATGCAACTGCTGCCATTGTAGCAGCTCCACAAGGAGCTAACTTAACCATCTTGGCTCCACAAAACCATTTTGGAGATGTCGTTGTCTTCGATGATCCTATCACCGTCGACAACAATTTACACTCGCCGCCGGTAGGCCGTGCACAAGGCCTCTACATCTATGACAAGAAAGACACTTTCACTGCTTGGCTAGGGTTCTCTTTTGCATTGAACAGCACTGACTATAAGGGGACCATTAACTTCATGGGAGCAGATCCAATACTGGTGAAGCAAAGAGACATTTCAGTGGTCGGTGGTACTGGGGACTTCTTCATGCATAGGGGAGTTGCAACAGTGATGACTGATTCGTTGGAAGGAGATGTCTATTTCCGGCTTCGCCTTGATATCAAATTCTATGAGTGCTGGTAA
- the LOC122080727 gene encoding GDT1-like protein 1, chloroplastic isoform X1: MKTPTLSYKSIFWTNLQPSLSKPLQLFHFSSFLSSIRCSQKKKLKHLDRNFSLISSRHSSQWPQCITLDDRWSGNLPQTASPVARSIESIFLDNKSSIESSRWMQVKDNFLLLGKTRISSRSQDDVSTSFNCNDASDFDTLFHRWLKFTLLFGLLMLQGSQQAVAGPEFASALQPFPYLGDLGDISTGFASAFLLIFFSELGDKTFFIAALLAARNSGAVVFIGTFGALVAMTIVSVVLGRTFHYVDDILPFRFGDIDLPVDDIAAAFLLIYFGVTTLLDAASSDGLKAEEEQKEAELAVSEFSGNSDGIVAAANTVISTFLLIFVAEWGDKSFFSTIALAAASSPLGVIGGALAGHAVATLIAVLGGSLLGTFLSEKVVGYMGGTLFLVFAAVTLIEIVN; the protein is encoded by the exons ATGAAGACACCAACGCTTTCCTATAAGAGCATTTTCTGGACAAATTTGCAACCTTCACTTTCAAAACCTCTgcaattatttcatttttcttctttcctttcttcaattcgTTGCTCgcagaagaagaaattgaagcacTTGGATCGGAATTTCAGTCTCATTTCATCAAG GCATTCAAGTCAGTGGCCTCAATGTATAACTCTAGACGACCGCTGGTCAGGGAACCTCCCGCAGACGGCTTCCCCCGTTGCACGCAGCATT GAGAGCATATTTCTTGATAACAAGAGTTCCATAGAATCTTCGAGATGGATGCAAGTTAAGgataattttcttcttctgggtAAAACTCGTATTAGTTCAAGAAGTCAAGATGATGTATCAACGTCTTTCAACTGCAATGATGCCTCAGACTTTGATACATTATTTCATAGATGGCTGAAGTTTACACTACTCTTTGGGTTGCTCATGCTGCAAGGCTCTCAACAGGCAGTGGCTGGTCCAGAGTTTGCTAGTGCGTTGCAGCCATTTCCTTATTTGGGGGATCTTGGTGATATTAGCACAGGTTTTGCTTCA GCTTTCCTGCTGATATTTTTCTCTGAATTGGGGGATAAAACATTCTTTATTGCG GCACTTTTAGCAGCCAGGAATTCTGGGGCCGTTGTTTTCATTGGAACCTTTGGTGCACTTGT GGCAATGACTATCGTGTCTGTTGTTCTTGGCCGGACCTTCCAttatgttgatgacatcctTCCATTCAG ATTTGGTGACATTGATTTGCCTGTTGATGATATTGCTGCAGCTTTCCTCTTG ATATATTTTGGAGTCACCACATTGCTTGATGCCGCCTCAAGTGATGGTTTGAAGgcagaagaagaacaaaaggag GCAGAGCTAGCGGTTTCTGAATTTTCAGGAAATAGTGACGGGATCGTAGCTGCTGCTAATACTGTCATAAGCACTTTCCTACTGATTTTTGTTGCTGAATGGGGTGATAAATCATTTTTCTCCACGATAG CACTTGCTGCTGCTTCTTCACCCCTGGGAGTCATTGGCGGAGCACTAGCAGGTCATGCTGTTGCAACTTTG ATTGCTGTTCTGGGAGGTTCTTTACTGGGGACATTCTTATCAGAGAAG GTGGTTGGCTACATGGGAGGTACTCTATTCTTAGTCTTTGCGGCGGTAACATTGATTGAGATAGTTAATTAG
- the LOC122080727 gene encoding GDT1-like protein 1, chloroplastic isoform X2: MKTPTLSYKSIFWTNLQPSLSKPLQLFHFSSFLSSIRCSQKKKLKHLDRNFSLISSRHSSQWPQCITLDDRWSGNLPQTASPVARSIESIFLDNKSSIESSRWMQVKDNFLLLGKTRISSRSQDDVSTSFNCNDASDFDTLFHRWLKFTLLFGLLMLQGSQQAVAGPEFASALQPFPYLGDLGDISTGFASAFLLIFFSELGDKTFFIAALLAARNSGAVVFIGTFGALVAMTIVSVVLGRTFHYVDDILPFRFGDIDLPVDDIAAAFLLIYFGVTTLLDAASSDGLKAEEEQKEAELAVSEFSGNSDGIVAAANTVISTFLLIFVAEWGDKSFFSTIALAAASSPLGVIGGALAGHAVATLIAVLGGSLLGTFLSEKCLYRWLATWEVLYS; this comes from the exons ATGAAGACACCAACGCTTTCCTATAAGAGCATTTTCTGGACAAATTTGCAACCTTCACTTTCAAAACCTCTgcaattatttcatttttcttctttcctttcttcaattcgTTGCTCgcagaagaagaaattgaagcacTTGGATCGGAATTTCAGTCTCATTTCATCAAG GCATTCAAGTCAGTGGCCTCAATGTATAACTCTAGACGACCGCTGGTCAGGGAACCTCCCGCAGACGGCTTCCCCCGTTGCACGCAGCATT GAGAGCATATTTCTTGATAACAAGAGTTCCATAGAATCTTCGAGATGGATGCAAGTTAAGgataattttcttcttctgggtAAAACTCGTATTAGTTCAAGAAGTCAAGATGATGTATCAACGTCTTTCAACTGCAATGATGCCTCAGACTTTGATACATTATTTCATAGATGGCTGAAGTTTACACTACTCTTTGGGTTGCTCATGCTGCAAGGCTCTCAACAGGCAGTGGCTGGTCCAGAGTTTGCTAGTGCGTTGCAGCCATTTCCTTATTTGGGGGATCTTGGTGATATTAGCACAGGTTTTGCTTCA GCTTTCCTGCTGATATTTTTCTCTGAATTGGGGGATAAAACATTCTTTATTGCG GCACTTTTAGCAGCCAGGAATTCTGGGGCCGTTGTTTTCATTGGAACCTTTGGTGCACTTGT GGCAATGACTATCGTGTCTGTTGTTCTTGGCCGGACCTTCCAttatgttgatgacatcctTCCATTCAG ATTTGGTGACATTGATTTGCCTGTTGATGATATTGCTGCAGCTTTCCTCTTG ATATATTTTGGAGTCACCACATTGCTTGATGCCGCCTCAAGTGATGGTTTGAAGgcagaagaagaacaaaaggag GCAGAGCTAGCGGTTTCTGAATTTTCAGGAAATAGTGACGGGATCGTAGCTGCTGCTAATACTGTCATAAGCACTTTCCTACTGATTTTTGTTGCTGAATGGGGTGATAAATCATTTTTCTCCACGATAG CACTTGCTGCTGCTTCTTCACCCCTGGGAGTCATTGGCGGAGCACTAGCAGGTCATGCTGTTGCAACTTTG ATTGCTGTTCTGGGAGGTTCTTTACTGGGGACATTCTTATCAGAGAAG TGCCTTTACAGGTGGTTGGCTACATGGGAGGTACTCTATTCTTAG